The Erinaceus europaeus chromosome 17, mEriEur2.1, whole genome shotgun sequence nucleotide sequence gggtcctCAGAGTCGGGCAGGGGGTCctcagagtggggggatgggggtCCTGAgtcaggatggggtgggggtcctcagagtggggagatgggggtccTGAGTCaagatggggtgggggtcctcagagtctgggggcaggggtgttgtatgctttacattgggttctagttctcccccaccgagagaattagatcagtccagttaaacttcgcggcccgcttggccccgccccggaggaaccccgccagagttgctgagttcctgagttggagaggaagagagagagggccagagggttccagagttggagaggaagagagagagggccagagggttccagagttggagagtttcagggttacagagtaagagagagttccacagtgggagagtttcagagggttccccagtacgagagttccagagggcagagttcctgggttcctgagttccagagtaagagggagtgcttgcgcctccgcaaagagacagccgagtcctgtttggtgattagtttgtcttagtctATGAATCGTtggtcctgaataaagaaatacagctgccctgcccagccgttgtctctgcgtctctgttacccgcccgtgaagcaaaccggccggctagagcctccgaattttaacaacacaggggGTCCTCAGAATGGGGAGATGGGGTCCTGAGTCaagatggggtgggggtcctCAGAGTCAGGGGGCAGGGGGTCctcagagtggggggatggggggTCCTGAgtcaggatggggtgggggtcctcagagtcagggggtggggggtccttAGAGTCACGGGGTGGGGGGTCCTCAAGAGTCCGGGCAGGGGGGTGGGAGCGGGTCCTGAGTCAGGATGGGAGGGGTCCTCAGACTCAGGGGGGGGGAGTCACCGGTCTCAGAGCCAGGCCAGCTCCCCAGAGAGGGCAAACTCTCCAGGGTTGGAGCAGCAGGACGCCTGTGCCGGTGAGCAGTCCTGGACCACTGGCCCACGGGGgcccccctgccccgcccccccaAGCAGGCACCTGGAGGAAGGACTCAGCCCAGCGGGCACCGGCTTGGATCTGGAGCAGAGGCGGCACCGCTCCCCGGCCTCTCTGCCAGGCTGCTGCCCAGAGAGCTTGGAGGCCCtggcctcccaccccacccctgctgaaGACGGGCCATCCGGGGCCCCGGGGCCACCCGGCCTTGAGTCCTCCCTGCACCTTGGTGACGGACGGAGGCCTCCGCCCTTCCCGCACGTGGGCGATGAGACCAGGTGGCAGAGCAGAGGCGGGTGGGCGGGGGGCATGGACACGGCGCCCAGACAGCTGGGGGCGTGGGGAGCCCCGGGACTGGGAGGAGGCCCCACCCACGGAGCCCGGGACGGGAGACGCCCGGCGCAGGCACGGAGGGGCAGGGGGGCTGTGATGGGGGGCCGGGGCCCCGCGCCGACCTCCCCCCCAGGGCCCAGAGTGAGGTGCGGGGTCCTGGGACCCTGACCCTTGGCCGCGGAATGCACGTGGGGGCGTGACCGGCAGCTTCAGGCAGGGGTGAAGTGACGGGGCGTCACCTGTGGAGGTGCGGAGAGACTCCAGGTGACGTGGGCCCCAGCCCCAGGACTGAGCCTCCTGGCCCAGCACCGGGCACCGGGGGAGGGAGGAGCACAGTGGGCGCGGGGCAGGGCTGTGCGGCCCCTCCGCTCTCCCGGGCCAGGGGCGAAGATGCCCCATGACGCCCCCATCGCCATGCAGGAGGCCCCCCAGCTTCCagggccccgccccacccctgccCGCTGACTCGGCTgaaggatggaggatggagggaGACGGGCTTTTATCCCACAGCTAAAATCACTCTCCTGTGGCCATTCAGAGGGAGGTCCCTCCCCTgcccgtgcccccccccccaggacggCCCTGCCCCCAGGGCAGAGGTGAAGGCAGGGGAGGGCTGCAGGGTGGCTCTCCGGCCCTTTGGGTCACCAGGCCCTTGCTCAGTTGGGGACCGTCCCAGGACCGGGCTTGGAGGCTCTgctcctggggtcaggaggttcGGGGGACCGTGCGGAACCCCAGGCGGAACCCCAGGCGGCAGGAACCCAAGAGCACAGCTGGGGTGAGCAGCCGAGCTCTTGCCTGAGCCTCTgccccacccctcctctccccGCTGCACTCCGCACCCCTGCAAGCTCGCCCATGTGGCTCCTGGGTGTCCCTAGGGGGCCGACCGACTTCCCCGGCTCACGTCGGTGGGCATAATGCCTACGAGGTCCTGCTGGGTCCACGAGACAGAACCCCCTTCTTTTTGagggctgaatagtattccactgcacACACACTGTGGTGCCCAAGGCCTGGCTAGTGAGTCCGGTCACTGTGAACACGGTTGCCGGTTTCTCCTCCCCCGCTGCCCCAAGCCCGCTCCACCCGCACACAGCTCCGCGCTGCTCTCAGACGCGTCTGAGCCCCTGTAGAGCCCGGCCCCTGCTCACCCCCAGGCCTCCCAGACGCGCTCATGGGCTAAACGCCGGTGCCAGCACCAGGGCCCCACCCCCACAGCCCGGGTCTGGCCCTCAGCAGCCGGGGCGGGGGCGTCTCAACCACAGTAACTCAGCACGGCTCGAACCCTGGAGCCAGTGGCCGCAGGGACATGCGCACAGAGTGTGCACACGGGACCCGCTCCACCAGCTGCTTCCTGGAGCCACGCCTGGTGCCCGCGCACAGTGGGCCGGGCTGTGCCTGTGGCCTCGGTCACGCACCCCGGCCCAGAGCCCCCGGGGTGTGAGGGGAGGCAGCGTCTGCTCCCGGGGCCAGACGCCCAGAGGACAGGCTCACCGCACCGCCAGACCCGCCCCTGCCAGCCAGTGCCTCCGCCGCCACCCCCACCCGGCGAGGACGCCCACAGGAAAGGCGGCCGCCGCCGCTCCCACTGTTCCCACTTCCCTGTTCCCAGGCAGCTCCCGGGGCGTGTGGAGTCAGGGAGGAAAGCAAACAATCGGAGCAGAACGCAAGGGCCCGGACGGGGCAGGGCTGGGCGCAAGCTCGGTGCTTCCCTCACGGCCCACGAGGGGCCCGGGGGGCGGGCATCCGCATTCCGGGGCCACCGCCGGTCAGGGAGTGCCAGCAGAAGGGAAGCCGGGTCGGGTGCCCTTGTGACAGGGTCCCAGGAGCCACCACCCAGAGCAGAGTGGGGGAGGGCGGGGAACCCCGGATGCCGGGCCTGGACTCACCCCTCCTGCCCAGACCAGGGGAGTGGGAGCTCTGCCCCAGAAGGCCCCTCGCAGCGCCGCCGCTCACGCTCACGGCTGGGCCCAGGAGGAGTGCCTGgcgaggggacagggactgggtggcTGCACGGAGGAGGCGGCAGCGAGGTTTGGACTGCCGCTGGGGGGATCCGTGCAGCCACCCCCTAGAAGCTGCTGAGGGAGCCAGGGAGGCCACCAACCCGACGGTCCTGGGGGCAGGGGTCCTGGCGTCCCTGCGCATCCCCGGCACGTGTCACCCGAGGGCCAGAGTTCCGGACCGCACCTGCCCGGCGCCGGCCAGGGCTGAGAGGCCAGCAGAGGGGGAGAGCCGGGTGGCGCCCGGTGCCCAGAGTCCCCGCGGAGACGTGGGGCGAGTCAGGACACATGGCTGCCTGGCGGCCGGGGCTTCCTGCAGGGCCTGCTCCCTCAGTGACCGTGACGGTGACGGTGACGGTGACGGCGGGCGGTGGGGACTCACTCAGTCCCGCAGGGCCTTCCGGGACACCAGGACGGCCAGTACCCAGCCGGGGACAGAGACACCGGGCCGATCGAGCGTCTCCACCGCCGCGGATCGGAGGCTGCCGTCCACCCGGGCTCAGCACCTCACGCGGCTGATCAGGCCTGGAAACCGCAGCTGAAACCATCAACTGGGGCACCGGGGTCCCCACGGCCAGAGCCGCGCCCGGGCGGAGTCCGGAGCAGAGTCCGAGCGGTCCTTTGGGCCGGGCTGGGCCGGCACCGTCTCAGGAGGTTGGGCTCGGGACGCCCTCTGCTAAGTGGCCGTCAACATTGGGCCATTCGGCCGACAATCCCAGACAGACGCCCTCTCAGGCCCCATGCCCCTCACTGCCCCGCACGGGCGCAACAGGCAGCCTGAGGCCGGGGGTCTGGGGGGCCCACAGCTCGAGTCGTGGGGCCTAGCCACCAGCCGCCCGGGAAGCAGGGTGACGCCCAGGAGCCGGGACGTGGAGGGTCTGACCCGCACACCGGAAAACCCCGCTGACCCAAAGGCCAGAGCTGACACTACGCGGTCTACGGGGCCCCGCACGGCCGCCCTCACTCACCCTCTACACACGCAAACGGGCACAGTCAGGGACACAGGGGCTGGACAGTAGGGGATGAGGGGCTGGGGGCGGCATGGGGacagaggggcagggggcagcatggggacagagggactgagggcagcatggggacagagggactgagggcagcatggggacagagggactgggggcagcatggggacagaggactgagggcagcatggggacagagggactgggggcagcatggggacagagggactgggggcagcatggggacagagggactgagggcagcatggggacagagggactgagggcagcatggggacagagggactgggggcagcatggggacagaggactgagggcagcatggggacagagggactgggggcagcatggggacagagggactgggggcagcatggggacagaggactgagggcagcatggggacagagggactgagggcagcatggggacagagggactgagggcagcatggggacagagggactgggggcagcatggggacagaggactgagggcagcatggggacagagggactgggggcagcatggggacagagggactgggggcagcatggggacagaggactgagggcagcatggggacagagggactgagggcagcatggggacagaggactgagggcagcatggggacagagggactgagggcagcatggggacagagggactgggggcagcatggggacagagggactgggggcagcatggggacagagggactgagggcagcatggggacagagggactgggggcagcatggggacagaggactgagggcagcatggggacagagggactgggggcagcatggggacagaggactgagggcagcatggggacagagggactgggggcagcatggggacagagggactgagggcagcatggggacagagggactgagggcagcatggggacagagggactgggggcagcatggggacagaggactgagggcagcatggggacagagggactgggggcggcatggggacagagggactgagggcagcatggggacagagggactgggggcagcatggggacagagggactgagggcagcatggggacagagggactgggggcagcatggggacagagggactgagggcagcatggggacagagggactgagggcagcatggggacagagggactgagggcagcatggggacagagggactgggggcagcatggggacagagggactgagggcagcatggggacagagggactgagggcagcatggggacagagggactgagggcagcatggggacagagggactgagggcagcatggggacagagggactgagggcagcatggggacagagggactgggggcagcatggggacagagggactgagggcagcatggggacagagggactgggggcagcatggggacagagggactgggggcagcatggggacagagggactgagggcagcatggggacagagggactgggggcagcatggggacagagggactgggggcagcatggggacagagggactgggggcagcatggggacagagggactgggggcagcatggggacagagggactgagggcagcatggggacagagggactgggggcagcatggggacagagggactgagggcagcatggggacagagggactgggGGTAGTACGGGGGTCAGATCAGGGGTCGGAGTGCAGGGGGCAGCTCGGGGTCAGGTCAGGGGTCGGAGTGCAGGGGCAGCCCGGGGTCAGATCAGGGGTCGGCGTGCAGGGGTCAGCACGGGGTCAGGTCAGGGGTCGGAGTGCAGGGGGCAGCTCGGGGTCAGGTCATGGGGCAGCTCGGGGTCAGGTCAGGGGTCGCAGGGCGGCGGATGCCCGGCCCGAGGGCGCCGGCGTTGGCAGAGCCTCCTCGGCTTCCCGCTTCTGCGCGCCGCGTCCCGGTCCCCGGCGGGTCCCCGCCTCTCGCACCGGGTCCGCACCCGACCCCCCGCCCCGGCTCCCACTCGCTCCCGGAAGCCCGTCGCCTCCGAGCCGCCCCGCGGCCCCCGGCCCGACTCGGCCGCCCCCGTCctgccccggcccggcccggcccggcccactcACCCCATGAGCCAGTCCATGGCTGCGCGGGCCCGCCGCCTCCCGCTCGGCCCTCAGCCCGCGGCGGCCGGAAGTAAACACTCGGCCGCTCGCTCCCACACGCTCGCGGACGGAAGTGGCGTCGCGCGTCGCGCCGTGCACGCCGGGAAATGTAGTCCGGCCGCGGGGCTGGGCGGGGCTCGCCGCGCAGTGCACGCCGGGAACCGTAGTCGGGCGGTCTCGGGCTGTGCCGCCGCGTCCCCGCGTCCGCGGTGCCTGTGCCCCGGGTGCCCGTCCGTCCCCGGAGCCCCGCTGCCCCCGTCCCCGCCCGCACCGGCCTGAGCCCGCCGCCGCCCCGGCTCCGTCCCCGCCGTCCTGTCGGCCGGGACCCGCACAGGGGCCTCCGATGTCGCTGTCCCGCCGAGCTGTCCCACAGTGTCCCCTCGCCGACCCCCGACCCCGCGCCGAGGGGCCTGGGGCCCTGAGGGCACAGGAAGCAGCCCCTCCGCCCTGCCAGCTGCCTCCTCCTGGCAGCCCGCCCGGGGTCCCCGGGCCGCGTGGGTCGGGGTCTTCCCGTGGGGCTCCCTGTGGGTCGGGGTCTCCCGTGGGGTTTCCCTGTGGGTCGGGGTCTCCCGTGGGGTTTCCCTGTGGGTCGGGGTCTTCTCTCGGAGGCCCCCTGTGGGTCGGGGTCTTCCCTTGAGGGCTCCCTGTGGGTCGGGGTCTCCCGTGGGGGCTCCTTGTGGGTCGGGGTCTCCCGTGGGGGCTCCCTGTGGGTCGGGGTCTTCTCGTGGGGCTCCCTGTGGGTCGGGGTCTTCTCCTGGGGGCTCCCTGTGGGTCGGGGTCTTCTCCTGGGGGCTCCCTGTGGGTCGGGGTCTTCTCTCGGAGGCCCCCTGTGGGTCGGGGTCTTCCCTTGAGGGCTCCCTGTGGGTCGGGGTCTCCCGTGGGGGCTCCTTGTGGGTCGGGGTCTCCCGTGGGGGCTCCCTGTGGGTCGGGGTCTTCTCGTGGGGCTCCCTGTGGGTCGGGGTCTTCTCCTGGGGGCTCCCTGTGGGTCTGGGTCTTCTCCTGGGGGCTCCCTGTGGGTCGGGGTCTTCCCTTGAGGGCTCCCTGTGGGTCGGGGTCTCCCGTGGGGGCTCCTTGTGGGTCGGGGTCTCCCGTGGGGGCTCCTTGTGGGTCGGGGTCTCCCGTGGGGGCTCCCTGTGGGTCGGGGTCTTCTCATGGGGTTTCCCTGTGGGTCGGGGTCTCCCGTGGGGGCTCCCTGTGGGTCGGGGTCTTCTCCTGGGGGCTCCCTGTGGGTCGGGGTCTTCTCCTGGGGGCTCCCTGTGGGTCGGGGTCTCCCGTGGGGGCTCCCTGTGGGTCGGGGTCTTCTCCTGGGGGCTCCCTGTGGGACGCATGGCCTTCTCGTGGGGTTTCCCTGTGGGTCGGGGTCTTCTCATGGGGGCTCCCTGTGGTTCGGGGTCTTCTCATGGGGTTTCCCTGTGGGTCGGGGTCTCCCGTGGGGGCTCCCTGTGGGTCGGGGTCTCCCGTGGGGGCTCCTTGTGGGTCGGGGTCTCCCGTGGGGGCTCCCTGTGGGTCGGGGTCTCCCGTGGGGGCTCC carries:
- the LOC132533968 gene encoding uncharacterized protein LOC132533968 — its product is MRRPRPTGKPHEKAMRPTGSPQEKTPTHREPPRETPTHREPPGEDPDPQGAPRRRPRPTGSPHGRPRPTGKPHEKTPTHREPPRETPTHKEPPRETPTHKEPPRETPTHREPSREDPDPQGAPRRRPRPTGSPQEKTPTHREPHEKTPTHREPPRETPTHKEPPRETPTHREPSREDPDPQGASERRPRPTGSPQEKTPTHREPPGEDPDPQGAPREDPDPQGAPTGDPDPQGAPTGDPDPQGALKGRPRPTGGLREKTPTHRETPRETPTHRETPRETPTHREPHGKTPTHAARGPRAGCQEEAAGRAEGLLPVPSGPQAPRRGVGGRRGDTVGQLGGTATSEAPVRVPADRTAGTEPGRRRAQAGAGGDGGSGAPGTDGHPGHRHRGRGDAAAQPETARLRFPACTARRAPPSPAAGLHFPACTARRATPLPSASVWERAAECLLPAAAG